A section of the Candidatus Moraniibacteriota bacterium genome encodes:
- a CDS encoding ABC transporter permease, producing the protein MYLTDLTQEIYTAVTVNKSRSSLTVLGIVIGIASVIVMVAIGQGAQTAIQQNIQAIGSNLLIVRPGSQQGPGSPVQGAQGSAQSLTTADVTHLKKIPAVEAVAVEAQARSRQVTAAGKNTNTSVTGVTSEYPTVRNVKLAEGSFLTETHERSLAKVAVLGPDVVTELFDGVSSIGKKVRIGSVDFTVIGVTAARGGTGFGSSDDVIYIPVSTAQQFLIGNKYLSNINVQIRTGEDMTAAAENVKAALLEAHGIAPDETADFSILNQADIVATASSVTSTFTTLLGAVAGISLVVGGIGIMNMMLTSVTERTREIGLRKAIGARGREIRLQFLAEAIVLTFFGGFFGIFWGFVIASVMNRYGIAAEISTNSIILAFLVSAAIGIVFGYYPASRAARLNPIEALRYE; encoded by the coding sequence ATGTATCTTACCGATCTCACGCAGGAAATCTATACCGCGGTCACCGTGAATAAATCACGCTCGAGCCTCACGGTGCTCGGTATCGTGATCGGGATCGCGTCGGTTATCGTCATGGTGGCGATCGGCCAGGGAGCGCAGACCGCCATCCAACAGAACATCCAGGCCATCGGATCGAACCTGCTCATCGTCCGACCTGGTTCCCAGCAAGGACCGGGCTCTCCGGTGCAGGGGGCACAAGGATCGGCTCAGTCGCTGACAACGGCGGATGTCACTCATCTCAAAAAGATTCCAGCGGTCGAAGCCGTTGCAGTCGAAGCGCAGGCTCGTAGTCGACAGGTGACGGCAGCGGGGAAAAATACCAATACGAGCGTAACGGGGGTAACGAGTGAGTATCCGACCGTTCGGAATGTGAAGTTGGCCGAAGGGTCCTTTTTGACGGAGACTCATGAACGATCACTGGCAAAAGTCGCTGTTCTTGGGCCGGATGTGGTCACGGAACTGTTCGACGGCGTCAGTTCGATTGGCAAGAAGGTTCGGATCGGCTCGGTTGACTTTACTGTCATCGGTGTGACGGCGGCGCGCGGAGGGACGGGCTTTGGCAGTTCGGATGACGTGATTTATATCCCGGTCTCGACGGCCCAGCAGTTTCTGATCGGCAACAAATACTTGTCCAATATCAATGTCCAGATTCGCACAGGCGAGGATATGACCGCTGCGGCCGAGAATGTAAAAGCGGCCCTGCTCGAGGCCCATGGTATCGCTCCAGATGAGACTGCGGATTTCTCGATCTTGAACCAGGCGGATATCGTCGCGACAGCATCATCGGTGACGAGTACCTTCACCACGCTCCTCGGTGCGGTGGCGGGGATCTCACTGGTCGTGGGTGGCATCGGTATCATGAATATGATGCTTACCTCAGTGACCGAACGGACCCGGGAAATCGGTCTTCGCAAAGCGATCGGCGCACGCGGCCGAGAGATCCGACTGCAGTTCTTGGCCGAAGCGATCGTACTGACATTCTTCGGCGGATTTTTCGGGATTTTCTGGGGCTTTGTCATTGCCTCTGTCATGAATCGATATGGGATTGCCGCAGAGATTTCGACAAATTCCATCATCCTGGCATTCCTCGTCTCCGCAGCCATCGGCATCGTTTTCGGCTATTACCCAGCCAGTCGGGCCGCTCGCCTGAATCCGATCGAGGCCTTGCGATACGAATAA
- a CDS encoding DUF1993 domain-containing protein has protein sequence MNLYDASVPVFITMLENLAGILAKAEVWATENGKSDEDVLQARLAPDMFSLVKQVQIASDNAKSISARLAGEEPPKMEDIEATFAELIERTRKTVVYLQTLNREKFEGAEDRHIPFPYVPDTYLLGHEALLRSYLPNFFFHVTTAYAILRNQGVLLGKADFIGALPLKPNAQ, from the coding sequence ATGAACCTCTATGATGCTTCGGTACCAGTCTTTATCACAATGCTTGAAAATCTCGCTGGCATACTCGCGAAGGCCGAGGTCTGGGCGACTGAAAACGGGAAGTCTGATGAGGATGTACTCCAAGCCAGGCTCGCTCCGGATATGTTCTCGCTAGTGAAACAGGTTCAGATCGCATCGGACAATGCGAAGTCCATCTCGGCCCGGCTCGCTGGCGAAGAGCCCCCCAAGATGGAAGATATTGAGGCAACCTTCGCGGAGCTGATTGAGCGCACACGCAAGACTGTGGTCTACCTTCAGACTTTGAATCGGGAGAAATTCGAGGGGGCTGAGGACCGTCATATCCCATTCCCTTATGTCCCGGATACGTATCTGTTGGGACATGAGGCGCTTTTGCGGTCTTACTTGCCGAACTTTTTCTTTCATGTGACGACGGCGTACGCTATCCTTCGAAACCAGGGTGTTCTGCTCGGCAAGGCGGACTTTATCGGTGCGCTGCCGTTGAAGCCGAATGCACAGTAA
- a CDS encoding ABC transporter ATP-binding protein, whose amino-acid sequence MASALSIENLKKTYGSGVVALKGVSLDVAEGDFFALLGPNGAGKTTLIGIVSGLVNKDAGQVRIGGLSIDDEPAKAKQHVGVVPQEFNFGIFEKVEDIIVDQAGYYGIPRKRALIAAEKYLKQLGLWEKRHEQARALSGGMKRRLMIARGLVHEPRLLILDEPTAGVDIELRRGMWDFLRELNASGVTIILTTHYLEEAEQLCRHVAIINQGEIVEHGEIKTLLASMEEETFVFDLGSALTVDMTHSLQPFRAMAGDRSVELTLTKDHTLDKALLALHGLGLEVKSLRNKTNRLEEFFVQKTQKS is encoded by the coding sequence ATGGCCTCGGCATTGTCGATCGAAAATCTGAAGAAGACCTACGGTAGCGGCGTAGTGGCCCTCAAGGGGGTCAGCCTCGATGTGGCGGAGGGGGACTTCTTTGCTCTCCTCGGTCCGAATGGTGCTGGTAAAACGACCCTGATCGGTATCGTCTCCGGACTCGTGAATAAGGATGCTGGTCAGGTGCGTATCGGTGGACTCTCGATCGACGATGAACCAGCCAAGGCGAAACAGCATGTCGGTGTTGTCCCGCAGGAATTCAACTTTGGTATCTTTGAGAAGGTCGAAGACATCATCGTTGATCAGGCTGGTTACTATGGCATCCCTCGGAAACGTGCACTCATTGCCGCAGAGAAATATCTGAAACAGCTGGGCTTGTGGGAAAAGCGGCATGAACAGGCCCGGGCCCTTTCGGGTGGTATGAAGCGTCGCCTCATGATTGCCCGCGGGCTGGTCCACGAGCCGAGACTCCTGATCCTCGATGAACCGACGGCCGGGGTCGACATCGAGCTCCGGCGAGGGATGTGGGATTTCCTGCGCGAACTAAATGCCTCAGGTGTCACTATCATCCTCACAACCCACTATCTGGAGGAAGCTGAACAGCTCTGTCGGCACGTCGCGATCATCAATCAGGGCGAGATTGTGGAGCACGGGGAAATCAAAACATTGCTCGCCTCCATGGAAGAGGAGACGTTTGTCTTTGATCTGGGGAGTGCGTTGACCGTCGATATGACGCACTCGCTCCAGCCGTTCCGGGCCATGGCCGGTGACCGATCCGTCGAGCTGACTCTGACCAAGGATCATACTCTGGACAAAGCCCTCTTGGCACTGCATGGACTCGGTCTCGAAGTGAAAAGTCTCCGTAACAAGACGAATCGGCTCGAGGAATTCTTCGTCCAGAAGACTCAAAAATCCTAA
- a CDS encoding ABC transporter ATP-binding protein, with protein MLECRGITKTYMNGDQQTTVLKDVSFSVAKGEFVSIMGPSGSGKSTLMHILGALDTPTTGAYLFEGQDVSKLSEDELSLIRREKIGFVFQSFNLLPRTTVIRNVMLPLIYLEVPQVERTERVAQALRAVGLDEARWKHRSNQLSGGQMQRVAIARALVNNPSLILADEPTGNLDTRTGEKVLETFERLNREHGHTIILITHEDEVAAHADRILSIRDGELVSDVRTGNRKKI; from the coding sequence ATGCTCGAGTGTCGCGGTATCACCAAGACATACATGAACGGTGATCAACAGACGACCGTGTTGAAGGATGTCTCATTCTCGGTTGCCAAAGGGGAATTCGTTTCTATCATGGGACCGAGTGGCAGCGGGAAATCGACCCTCATGCACATACTGGGGGCGCTTGATACACCAACAACAGGCGCGTATCTTTTTGAGGGTCAGGATGTCTCGAAGCTCTCTGAAGACGAACTTTCTCTTATCCGGCGGGAGAAAATCGGATTTGTGTTCCAGTCATTCAATCTGCTGCCCCGCACGACGGTCATCCGCAATGTCATGCTGCCGCTCATCTATCTGGAAGTGCCACAAGTGGAGCGGACAGAACGGGTTGCTCAGGCGCTGCGAGCCGTCGGTCTCGATGAGGCTCGATGGAAACATCGCTCCAATCAGCTTTCGGGTGGGCAAATGCAGCGAGTCGCCATCGCTCGGGCTCTCGTCAACAATCCATCGCTCATCCTGGCTGATGAACCGACCGGTAACCTCGACACGCGGACCGGTGAAAAAGTATTGGAAACATTTGAGCGACTCAATCGTGAACATGGGCATACTATCATTCTCATTACTCACGAAGACGAAGTTGCCGCTCATGCCGACCGTATCCTCTCGATTCGGGATGGCGAACTCGTGAGCGATGTCCGGACAGGCAATCGAAAAAAAATATAA
- a CDS encoding SIMPL domain-containing protein (The SIMPL domain is named for its presence in mouse protein SIMPL (signalling molecule that associates with mouse pelle-like kinase). Bacterial member BP26, from Brucella, was shown to assemble into a channel-like structure, while YggE from E. coli has been associated with resistance to oxidative stress.), which yields MFEESTRHSVKSLAWLLIAIAALLAAVEYARSVDKTYPTRTFSADGEGRIEVSPDVAKFSVSVVTDDGKDVVDVQAKNTEKMNAVTAFLKESAVAEKDLKTDEYTLSPRYDYPNCTGLSTCPQPSISGYSLTQTLRVTVRDTEKIGDLLSGVVTKGANSVSQVTFTVEDEDAAKADARKEAIEKAKAKAIRIASDAGFEMGQLVSIYETPNVFGFGGEGDMLSAKSAVANVPAPSIEPGSNETTVNVTLTYEIL from the coding sequence ATGTTCGAAGAATCCACGCGCCACTCAGTCAAATCCCTTGCTTGGCTGCTGATCGCTATCGCTGCCCTCCTCGCTGCGGTGGAATACGCGCGCTCAGTCGACAAGACCTATCCCACTCGGACTTTTTCAGCAGATGGTGAGGGTCGGATCGAGGTTTCTCCGGATGTCGCCAAGTTCTCTGTCTCGGTCGTGACGGATGATGGGAAAGATGTTGTCGATGTCCAGGCGAAGAATACAGAAAAGATGAATGCTGTTACGGCCTTTCTCAAGGAGTCAGCTGTCGCGGAGAAAGATCTGAAAACGGATGAATACACTCTCTCACCACGTTACGACTATCCGAATTGCACTGGGCTCTCAACTTGTCCGCAGCCGAGTATCAGTGGCTATTCGTTGACGCAGACGCTTCGTGTCACAGTTCGCGATACCGAGAAGATCGGAGACCTACTCTCGGGCGTGGTGACCAAGGGTGCCAACAGTGTTTCGCAAGTCACGTTCACGGTTGAGGATGAAGACGCAGCCAAGGCTGATGCACGGAAGGAAGCCATAGAGAAAGCGAAGGCAAAAGCCATTCGGATCGCGTCGGACGCCGGGTTTGAGATGGGACAACTTGTTTCAATCTATGAAACACCGAATGTCTTTGGTTTTGGCGGAGAGGGGGATATGCTTAGTGCGAAATCGGCGGTTGCCAATGTGCCGGCCCCATCGATCGAGCCAGGGTCAAACGAAACGACGGTCAATGTGACACTGACCTACGAAATCCTTTGA